Part of the Crossiella cryophila genome, GCTGGTGCTGCGCGGCCTGCGGACGGTGCGTGCCCGCTCCGCCGCTCCGGTCAGCTGAACAGGCCGGTCAGTTGACCGGGCTGGAGGGCGGCAGCAGCTGGAGCACGTCGAGCCGGGTGTTGAGCATCCGGGTGCTCTCCATCATGTCCGCGACCCGCTGCAGCCGGACCGGGTTGATCGACACCGGGTAGGTGCCAACCGCCACCAGGGCCGCGGTCAGGTTGTCCAGCTCGGCGTACTTGACCAGCACCTCCTGCACCTTCAGGTGGTTGGTGCCGAGCAGCTGGGCCTCGGCGAGCACCTTGCGGAAGGCGGCGAAGGTCTTGGGGCTCTCCTCGGCGGACTTGCGGATCGCGGCGTAGCCCGACATCGGGAAGTCCAGGGTGCCGCCGCGGGCGGTGTCGCTGAGCACGACCGCGCCGATGGCCTTCTGGATCCGGGTGATGTGCGGCTCGACCATCCAGGCGGCCTCGATCTGCTTGGAGGTGAGTTCCGCCTCCATCTTGCTGAAGTCCATCGGCTTGAGGGTGAAGTTCGGCGCGCCTGCCGCGTTCATCACGCTCTTGGTGGTCAGCGCGCCGATGCTGTCCAGCGCGTCCACACCGATGGTCGGCTTGCTCACGCCGCGGTTGAGCGCGGTGAAGTTGGAGTTCTTCAGCGTGACCAGCGCCATGGTGTTGGTGCCAGCCTGGTACGCCTCGCCCTGCAACTGCAGGTCGGTGCCCTCGGAGGCGGCCTTGAAGAAGGTCACGTGGCTGGCGAAGGCGATGTCGATGGTCCCGTTGCGCAGGGATTCCATCGCCTGCTTCTCGTTGTCCTGCGGGATCGCGTCGATGTTCAGGCCCGCGGCGGCGAACTTGCCGTCCTCCTTGGCCATGTACAGCGGGGCCACGTCCACCAGCGGCAGGATGCCCACCCGCAGGTTGGTCTTCTCCAGCGTCGGCCTGGCGCCGGCGCCGCCGTCCCCGAACAGCGAGCAGCTCGCCGTCACCGCCACCATCGCCGTGCTCAGCGCCACTGCCACGCCACGTCGCAGCGTCTTGTTCGCCATCGGGAGAGCCTCTCGCCGTCCTGCCTTCGTGCCGCATACCACCACGGCTGACCTACACCGCGGCGCACGCTCTGTCTGTGCGCAGTGTCGCAGTGTGCCGGAAGACGATGCTATCGAGGTAAGCGCCACCCACAAGCAGGACTTCAGATAGAGCTTTGGACACGTTCCGCAATCTTGCCCTTTCGCGCTGTGGGGGATTCCCACTAGGCTCTCCGGCCTAGCCGCTGGTGGTTCAGCTCTGCCACGCGTGTGCTCGGCGCCAACCCCCCTGGCGTCCCGAGTAAGAGCTGTGCTGCAATTCGGCCCGATTCGCGAGTCCAACCTCGGTCCGGGGAGGGACCGGGACACTGCTGCTGGAAGAGGAAGCCCAGGGTGGCCCGTCGAGAGAAAGGTCCCAGCCAGCGTGGCGCGGGGGAAGCCCCGCGCTCGGAGACCCCCGAAAAGGGTGATGAGGCGGCTTCGAAGAGTAACGGGGCCACGCAGGAGCGGGGAACCGCGACACCGGACTCCACACCGGTGAGCACGGGCAAACCGTTGCAGTCCAGGTCGGTCCAGGAGGCGGGCACGGCCCGCTGGCGCCTGCGCAACTGGCGACTGCGGAGCAAGCTGCTCGCTGTTCTCCTCATCCCGACGGTGGTCGCCCTCGTGCTGGGTGGCGTCCAGGTGACCAACGAGATCGACCAGGCAGGCCGGCTGGCCAGGTTGGCGACACAGGCCCAGTTGCAGGGCAGTGTGTCCACGCTGGTGCACCAGATGCAGCGCGAGCGGGACCTCACGGTCCGGTTCGTGGCCTCGTCCAACGACGAGCGGAACGACCAGTCCCCGGTGCTGGATCGCCAGCGCAAGCGCGTCATCGACGCCACCGAGGTGCTGCGCAACCAGCTCAACGAGGTCGGGCCCTCACTGGATGAGACCACCCGGCGCTCCTACATCACCGTCGTACAGCAGCTCGAGCGACTGAACCGGCTCCGTCAGGTGGCCGGGCTCACCGCGTACCCCGAGACCGAGATCCTGCGTAACTACACCGAGTCGATCCAGGCCCTGCTGGACCTGGGTGAGATCGCGGGCACCCAGGCCGACCAGCCGGACCTGATCCGGCTGCAGCTGGCCGCGGTCGCCCTCGGCCGGGCCAAGGAGCAGGTCTCCCGTAAGCGCGCGATTTTGCTGGACATCCTCCAGCAGAAGAAGTTCGAGCAGAACCAGACCAGGCAGATCCTGGCCGCGGACGCCGAACTGGAGGCCGCGCGCAACGACTTCCGCAAGTCGGCCACGCCCGAGCAGCGCAGGCAGTACGACGACACCGTCACCGGTCTGATCGTCGACGTGGCCAACGACATGCAGGAGGCGGTGCTCCAGGTCGCCAACTCGGCCCAGACCCCGGCTGCCGCGGCCTTCGCCAGCCTGCAGACCGACCGCTGGGACATGGCGGCGACGCTGACCATCAACCTGACCCAGCGGGTGGAGAACTCGCTCATCGAGCAGCTCAAGGCGGACACCGCCGCCGCGGCCGCCGATGTGCGCGCCTCCGCGACCACCCGTTCCATCCTGGTGCTCGCCGCGCTCGCGCTGGCGGTGTTCCTGGCGATGCTGGTGGCCTACTCGCTGCTGCGCCCGCTGCGCATCCTGCGCCGCACGGCGCTGGAGGTGGCCGACCGCAAGCTGCCGGAGGCGGTCGAGCGGATCCTGGCCGCGCCGGACCCGGCCGAGGCGGCCAAGACCGCCATCGAACCGGTGCCCGTGCACACCCGCGAGGAGGTCGGGCAGGTCGCCCGGTCCTTCGACGCGGTACACGGCGAGGCGGTCCGGCTGGCGGCCGAACAGGCCCTGCTGCGGGACAACGTGAACGCGATGTTCGTCAACCTCTCCCGCCGCTCCCAGGCCCTGGTGGAACGCCAGCTCAGCCTGATCGACCGGCTGGAGCAGGACGAGCAGGACCCGGACCAGCTCTCCAGCCTGTTCGAGTTGGACCACCTGGCCACTCGGATGCGCCGCAACAGCGAGAACCTGCTGGTCCTCGCGGGCACCGACCTCACCAGGCGGCTCACCCGCCCGGTGCCGGTGGCCGAGGTGGTCGGCGCGGCCGTGTCCGAGGTCGAGCAGTACGCCAGGGTGCAGGTCACCGCGGTCCCCGACCTCGCGGTGATGGGCCGCGCGGTCAACGACGTGGTGCACCTGGTGGCCGAGCTGCTGGACAACGCCACCGCGTTCTCCGACCCGAACACCAAGGTCACCGTGCGCACCGCGCGGACCCGCAAGGGTGAGCTGGCTATCGAGATCAGCGACCGCGGTGTCGGCATGCCCGAGCAGGAGATCAACGACTACAACCAGCGGCTGGCCGACCCGCCGGAGGTCGACGTCGCGGTCTCCCGCCGGATGGGCCTGTTCGTGGTCGGTCGGCTGGCCCAGCGGCACGACATCCGGGTCCGCCTGCGCAACAACGAGGACATCGAGGGCGGCACCACCGCGCTCGTGGTGGTCCCCGCCGAACTGATCCAGCCGCTCAGCTCGCCTGCCGCGAGCCGCACCTCGGCCGGATCGCTGTTCACCCAGTCGCACACGGGTTCGCAGCCGCCGGTGCTCTCGCCCTACCAGCAGACCGCCGCGTCGGTGATCAACACCGGCGAGCACCGTTCGCTGTTCACCGCGGCCAACGATCCGGTGGAGCAGAGCCAGCCCTCGTTGCCGCCGATCCCACCGGTGGCCGAGCCGGAGCTGCCCGCCGAGATCAGCGCACCGGTGGCGGAGGAGCCAGCCGAGCACACGGACCTGACCGTGCAGGTGTTCACCAGCCGGGGCGAGCAGGATCCGGCGGCCCCGCCGGAGCTGTCCGCGCCGAGGGACATCTTCCAGCCGGTGGTCCCGCCCGCGCCGCAGCCCGAACCGGAGCCCGCTCCGGAGCCCGAGCCGGACCCGCTCGCCGAGCGGACCCAGGCCGGGCGCAGCAACCCGATCGTGCCGAGGGCGTCGGTCACGCCGCCTGCCTACGGCGCGCTGAACGGGACGGGGGAGCGGCCCAAGGGCGTCGAGTACGACCTGGACGCGCCAACCGAACGGCTGCCGATCTACGAAGCGGTGCTCTCCCAGTGGTTCCAGGCCGTGGACAGCGAGCCGGTCGGCGGGGCAGCCCCCTACCTCGGCTCCGACCGCGGCGACCTGGGCCTCGGTCCGGTCCCGCCGGTCAAGAAGCAGCCGGTGCCACCCGCGCCGGAGGCCCGGCCGGAGCCCAAGACCGAGCAGGTCCGGCTGCCCGCGCCCGAGCCCAAGACCGAGCAGGTCAAGGCGCCCGAGCCGCAGCGGCCGGTGGAGCCGGAACGTCCGGTGGAGCGTTCGGCGCCGCAGCCCGCGGTGCCGGTGGCGAAGGCGGAACCGGTCCAGGCCGCTGCCCCGCAGCGACGCCCGGCGGTTGAACGTCCGGCCGCGCGCCTCCAGGATGAGACGGTGACCGCGCACCGGCCCGCCACCGACTGGCACTCGCCAGGCGATGACGGCTGGCAGGCCGCGCAGGCGGTGCTGAGCAGCGCCAACTCGCTGTCCGCGCAGACCACGGCCGGCCTGCCCAAGCGGGTGCCCAAGGCCCACCTGGTACCGGGTTCGGCGGCGCCTCGTCAGCAGCTGCCGTCGAAGGCGCCGGCATCCGGTCGCTCCGCGGACAATGTTCGTGGGAGGATGTCAAGTTTCCAGCAGGGAATCCGCCGGGGACGACACAGCAGGATCGACGTCCTGACGAACGAGTCGGCGCCGAACGATGACGAGACCCGCTCCAACGGGCAGGCGAGGAACGAGGAGCAGCCGTGAACGAGCCAGCCGTGACGGCCCTTGAGGAGGAATCCGCGTGACCGAGTCAGTCCAACAGCCAGGCAGCTTCGGTTGGTTGATCACTGACTTCGTGCGCCGGGTGCCCGGTGTCGCTCACGCGGTCGTGGTCTCCGCCGACGGTCTGATGCTCGCCGGATCGGAGGGGCTGCCCAGGGACCGGGCCGAACAGCTCTCCGCGGTCTCCTCCGGCCTGATCAGCCTGACCGCGGGGGCCGCGAGGTGCTTCGAGGCCGGTGAGGTGGCCCAGACGGTGGTCGAGATGGAGCGGGGTTACCTGTTCCTGATGTCGATCAGCGACGGGTCCTGCCTCTCCGTGCTCGCCGCGCCGAACTGCGACATCGGCCTGGTGGCGTACGAGATGACCTTGCTCGTGGAGCGGGTCGGCCAACAGCTCACCCCCGAACTGCGCGCCCAGCTGCATGGCGTGGTGCGCAGATAATGAAGCGATGGGGGTGACACAGCGATGACCACAGGTTCAGGCTTCACTGGCGACCGTTTCGACTACAAGGAGTGGGCGCTGGGCGGCTTCGGATACAACGAGCCGGACGACGACGGCGAGCTTCGGGGCGAGCACCCGGACACGCTGTCGCCGCGCGGCGGGCTGGACGGGATGGGTTCGGGCCTCTTCGGCGGCCCTGGCGCTGACCTGTTCGGCGGCGGGATGGTCGAGGACTCCCCCATTCCCCAGCAGGCCGCGCCGGGGGCCGCCTCGGCCGAGCCGGACCCCTTCACCGAGACCGGTTCGCTGGTGCGCCCCTACACCCGGACCGGCGGGCGTACCCGCCCCGACTACGACCTGGCCATCGAGGCGCTGGTGTCCACCAGTGACCACGGCCGGGACGCCGCGGTGCTGCCCGAACACCGCTCCATCTGCGGGCTCTGCCTGGACGCCCGATCGGTCGCCGAGGTGGCCGCGCACCTCCGCCTGCCCCTTGGCGTCGTGCGGGTGCTCATCGGCGACATGGCGGGGCTCGGGCTTGTCACGATTCACCAGGGCGGCTTGGTAATGGGGGACCGGCCGTCGCTTGCGTTCCTGGAAAGGGTGCTCAGTGGCCTCCGCAGGCTCTAATCCCCGCAACACGCCGGACACCCGGCGGGCCACCACCTCGGCCAAGATCGTGGTGGCCGGCGGGTTCGGCGTCGGGAAGACGACATTCGTCGGCGCGGTGTCCGAGATCGTGCCGCTGACCACCGAAGCGGTGATGACCGAGGCCAGTGTCGGGGTCGACGACCTCAGCGCCACGCCCAACAAGGTCACCACCACGGTGGCGATGGACTTCGGTCGTGTCTCACTGGACAGCGACCTCATCCTCTACCTGTTCGGCACCCCCGGCCAGCACCGGTTCTGGTTCATGTGGGACGACCTGGTCCGCGGCGCCATCGGCGCGGTGGTGCTGGTCGACACCCGCAGGCTGGCCGACGCCTTCGCCTCGATCGACTTCTTCGACGACCGGCAACTGCCCTACGTCGTGGCGATCAACTGCTTCGACGGCACGCTGCACCACCGCGTCGAGGACGTGCGCGAGGCCCTCACCATCGAGGAGGGCGTGCCGATCATCACCTGCGACGCCCGCAGCCGGGAGTCCACCAAGCAGGCGCTGATCCAGCTCGTGGAGCACGCCATGCGGCAGTGGATGGCGGTTCGCGCGGGCTGATCAGGCCCGTGACAGCACGAAGGCCCCGGCTGGAGCAGCCGGGGCACTTCGGGCTACCGCGTGACTAGCGAGCGGCTCGTTCGGCGATCTTCGCCTTGGCCGCGGCGCGGATGTCCTCCGCCTTGGACTTGCGGCCCTCCCCGTTGCCGCCGACCACCAGGCCGACGCCC contains:
- a CDS encoding ABC transporter substrate-binding protein translates to MANKTLRRGVAVALSTAMVAVTASCSLFGDGGAGARPTLEKTNLRVGILPLVDVAPLYMAKEDGKFAAAGLNIDAIPQDNEKQAMESLRNGTIDIAFASHVTFFKAASEGTDLQLQGEAYQAGTNTMALVTLKNSNFTALNRGVSKPTIGVDALDSIGALTTKSVMNAAGAPNFTLKPMDFSKMEAELTSKQIEAAWMVEPHITRIQKAIGAVVLSDTARGGTLDFPMSGYAAIRKSAEESPKTFAAFRKVLAEAQLLGTNHLKVQEVLVKYAELDNLTAALVAVGTYPVSINPVRLQRVADMMESTRMLNTRLDVLQLLPPSSPVN
- a CDS encoding nitrate- and nitrite sensing domain-containing protein, producing the protein MSTGKPLQSRSVQEAGTARWRLRNWRLRSKLLAVLLIPTVVALVLGGVQVTNEIDQAGRLARLATQAQLQGSVSTLVHQMQRERDLTVRFVASSNDERNDQSPVLDRQRKRVIDATEVLRNQLNEVGPSLDETTRRSYITVVQQLERLNRLRQVAGLTAYPETEILRNYTESIQALLDLGEIAGTQADQPDLIRLQLAAVALGRAKEQVSRKRAILLDILQQKKFEQNQTRQILAADAELEAARNDFRKSATPEQRRQYDDTVTGLIVDVANDMQEAVLQVANSAQTPAAAAFASLQTDRWDMAATLTINLTQRVENSLIEQLKADTAAAAADVRASATTRSILVLAALALAVFLAMLVAYSLLRPLRILRRTALEVADRKLPEAVERILAAPDPAEAAKTAIEPVPVHTREEVGQVARSFDAVHGEAVRLAAEQALLRDNVNAMFVNLSRRSQALVERQLSLIDRLEQDEQDPDQLSSLFELDHLATRMRRNSENLLVLAGTDLTRRLTRPVPVAEVVGAAVSEVEQYARVQVTAVPDLAVMGRAVNDVVHLVAELLDNATAFSDPNTKVTVRTARTRKGELAIEISDRGVGMPEQEINDYNQRLADPPEVDVAVSRRMGLFVVGRLAQRHDIRVRLRNNEDIEGGTTALVVVPAELIQPLSSPAASRTSAGSLFTQSHTGSQPPVLSPYQQTAASVINTGEHRSLFTAANDPVEQSQPSLPPIPPVAEPELPAEISAPVAEEPAEHTDLTVQVFTSRGEQDPAAPPELSAPRDIFQPVVPPAPQPEPEPAPEPEPDPLAERTQAGRSNPIVPRASVTPPAYGALNGTGERPKGVEYDLDAPTERLPIYEAVLSQWFQAVDSEPVGGAAPYLGSDRGDLGLGPVPPVKKQPVPPAPEARPEPKTEQVRLPAPEPKTEQVKAPEPQRPVEPERPVERSAPQPAVPVAKAEPVQAAAPQRRPAVERPAARLQDETVTAHRPATDWHSPGDDGWQAAQAVLSSANSLSAQTTAGLPKRVPKAHLVPGSAAPRQQLPSKAPASGRSADNVRGRMSSFQQGIRRGRHSRIDVLTNESAPNDDETRSNGQARNEEQP
- a CDS encoding roadblock/LC7 domain-containing protein; this encodes MTESVQQPGSFGWLITDFVRRVPGVAHAVVVSADGLMLAGSEGLPRDRAEQLSAVSSGLISLTAGAARCFEAGEVAQTVVEMERGYLFLMSISDGSCLSVLAAPNCDIGLVAYEMTLLVERVGQQLTPELRAQLHGVVRR
- a CDS encoding DUF742 domain-containing protein; the protein is MTTGSGFTGDRFDYKEWALGGFGYNEPDDDGELRGEHPDTLSPRGGLDGMGSGLFGGPGADLFGGGMVEDSPIPQQAAPGAASAEPDPFTETGSLVRPYTRTGGRTRPDYDLAIEALVSTSDHGRDAAVLPEHRSICGLCLDARSVAEVAAHLRLPLGVVRVLIGDMAGLGLVTIHQGGLVMGDRPSLAFLERVLSGLRRL
- a CDS encoding GTP-binding protein → MASAGSNPRNTPDTRRATTSAKIVVAGGFGVGKTTFVGAVSEIVPLTTEAVMTEASVGVDDLSATPNKVTTTVAMDFGRVSLDSDLILYLFGTPGQHRFWFMWDDLVRGAIGAVVLVDTRRLADAFASIDFFDDRQLPYVVAINCFDGTLHHRVEDVREALTIEEGVPIITCDARSRESTKQALIQLVEHAMRQWMAVRAG